In Trifolium pratense cultivar HEN17-A07 linkage group LG7, ARS_RC_1.1, whole genome shotgun sequence, a genomic segment contains:
- the LOC123893881 gene encoding uncharacterized protein LOC123893881, whose amino-acid sequence MASRSARWRQSWAPQPLTPLMEGPDPEMQEEGTKKESSWEAIREWFKAQKISPSANISSQSFYGTIHAKTQDLKLLLGVLGCPLAPIPSDHDPTLSIHNHIKDTPFETSTAKYIIQQYLAATGCLKQQKENKNMYATGMVKMICCETEISSGKNVKCLGTRSSENGCFVLWQMLPGMWSLELVVGGHKIVAGSNGKTVWRHTPWLGTHAAKGPQRPLRRIIQGLDPKSTASLFTNAQCLGENRIGNVDCFVLKVCADRETVTERSEGPAEVIRHILYGYFCQKSGLLIYLEDSHLTRVPTQDSDTVYWETTIGSSIGDYRDVDGILIAHQGRSIATVFRFGELSMQHSRTRMEEVWTIDDVMFNVPGLSMDHFIPPADILDNINSP is encoded by the exons ATGGCTTCAAGATCAGCACGTTGGCGTCAGAGTTGGGCTCCACAACCATTAACACCATTAATGGAAGGTCCTGATCCTGAAATGCAAGAAGAAGGAACCAAAAAAGAAAGCTCTTGGGAAGCTATAAGAGAATGGTTCAAAGCTCAAAAGATTTCACCTAGTGCTAACATTTCATCACAATCATTTTATGGAACCATTCATGCTAAGACACAAGATTTAAAGTTATTGCTTGGTGTCTTAGGTTGTCCCTTGGCTCCAATTCCCTCAGATCATGATCCAACTTTAAGTATTCACAATCACATTAAAGATACTCCATTT gAAACTTCAACAGCTAAGTACATCATACAACAATATTTAGCTGCAACAGGGTGTTTGAAACAACAAAAGGAGAACAAAAACATGTATGCAACTGGAATGGTGAAGATGATTTGTTGCGAAACAGAGATATCATCTGGGAAAAATGTTAAGTGTTTAGGGACAAGAAGCAGTGAAAATGGTTGTTTTGTTCTTTGGCAGATGTTGCCAGGAATGTGGTCTCTTGAATTGGTTGTTGGTGGACATAAGATCGTTGCTGGTAGTAATGGTAAAACTGTTTGGAGACATACACCTTGGTTAGGTACTCATGCTGCTAAAGGCCCACAACGCCCATTACGTCGCATCATTCAG GGTTTGGACCCAAAGAGTACAGCAAGCTTATTCACCAATGCACAATGTTTGGGTGAAAATCGAATCGGGAACGTTGATTGCTTTGTGTTAAAGGTTTGCGCGGATCGTGAGACTGTGACCGAACGAAGCGAAGGACCCGCAGAGGTGATAAGGCACATACTATATGGCTACTTTTGCCAAAAGAGTGGACTCCTCATATACTTAGAAGACTCACATCTCACGAGGGTCCCAACACAAGATAGTGATACGGTGTATTGGGAGACCACGATTGGGAGCAGCATTGGCGATTATAGAGACGTCGACGGGATCTTGATTGCGCATCAAGGTCGATCAATTGCAACTGTTTTTCGATTCGGTGAGCTCTCAATGCAGCATAGTAGAACAAGAATGGAAGAGGTATGGACCATTGATGATGTTATGTTTAATGTGCCTGGACTCTCCATGGATCACTTCATTCCTCCAGCTGATATCCTTGACAATATAAATTCTCCTTGA
- the LOC123893886 gene encoding myb family transcription factor IPN2 isoform X1, which translates to MERMFPPKKPSTMNSHDRPMCVQGDSGLVLTTDPKPRLRWTVELHERFVDAVTQLGGPDKATPKTIMRVMGVKGLTLYHLKSHLQKFRLGKQPHKEFNDHSIKDGMRATALELQRNTASSSAMIGRNMNEMQIEVQRRLHEQLEVQKHLQLRIEAQGKYMQSILEKAYQTLAGENMASAATNLKGVVVGPHGIPEMGLLKEFGSPLSFSSFQDLDLFGGGGGDQLDLQQNIEKQTLDHHGFLQINDNLCLGKKRPNPNNNPYSGNGKSPLMWSDDLRLQDLGTPSSCLDDPFKGDQIQIAPPSMDRGSDIETIDIYDTKQLLQGDILNEKKFDAMNKLERPSPRRGPLHAERMSPMISTGSMAQGRGSPFG; encoded by the exons ATGGAAAGAATGTTCCCTCCAAAGAAGCCTTCAACTATGAATTCACATGATAGACCCATGTGTGTTCAAGGTGACTCAGGACTTGTTCTTACCACCGACCCGAAACCTCGTCTTCGATGGACTGTTGAACTCCATGAACGTTTTGTTGATGCTGTTACTCAACTTGGAGGACCTGATA AGGCCACTCCTAAAACTATCATGAGGGTTATGGGTGTCAAGGGTCTCACCCTTTACCATCTCAAGAGCCATCTACAG AAATTTAGGCTTGGAAAGCAACCCCACAAGGAATTCAATGATCACTCAATTAAGGATGGTATGAGAG CTACAGCTTTAGAACTGCAACGAAATACTGCTTCCTCTTCAGCCATGATTGGCCGCAACATGAATGA GATGCAAATTGAGGTGCAAAGAAGACTTCATGAGCAGCTTGAG GTGCAAAAACACCTTCAGCTAAGGATTGAAGCTCAAGGGAAATACATGCAAAGTATATTGGAGAAGGCTTATCAAACCCTTGCCGGCGAAAACATGGCGTCGGCTGCAACTAACCTAAAAGGTGTTGTCGTTGGACCTCATGGAATACCTGAAATGGGACTATTGAAAGAATTTGGCTCACCACTTAGTTTCTCATCTTTTCAAGATCTTGATCTTTTCGGAGGCGGTGGCGGTGATCAACTTGACCTTCAACAAAACATTGAAAAACAAACCCTAGATCATCATGGATTTCTACAAATCAATGATAATCTATGTCTTGGCAAGAAGAGGCCAAACCCTAACAATAACCCTTATAGTGGAAATGGAAAAAGTCCTTTAATGTGGAGTGATGATTTAAGGCTTCAAGATTTAGGAACACCTTCATCATGCTTAGATGATCCTTTCAAAGGTGATCAAATTCAAATTGCACCGCCATCAATGGATAGAGGAAGTGATATTGAAACTATAGATATTTATGATACAAAGCAATTACTTCAAGGTGATATtttaaatgaaaagaaatttgatgcaaTGAATAAACTTGAAAGGCCATCACCAAGAAGAGGGCCACTTCATGCTGAAAGAATGAGTCCCATGATTAGTACCGGTTCTATGGCACAAGGTAGAGGCTCACCATTTGGATGA
- the LOC123893886 gene encoding myb family transcription factor IPN2 isoform X2, producing the protein MERMFPPKKPSTMNSHDRPMCVQGDSGLVLTTDPKPRLRWTVELHERFVDAVTQLGGPDKATPKTIMRVMGVKGLTLYHLKSHLQKFRLGKQPHKEFNDHSIKDATALELQRNTASSSAMIGRNMNEMQIEVQRRLHEQLEVQKHLQLRIEAQGKYMQSILEKAYQTLAGENMASAATNLKGVVVGPHGIPEMGLLKEFGSPLSFSSFQDLDLFGGGGGDQLDLQQNIEKQTLDHHGFLQINDNLCLGKKRPNPNNNPYSGNGKSPLMWSDDLRLQDLGTPSSCLDDPFKGDQIQIAPPSMDRGSDIETIDIYDTKQLLQGDILNEKKFDAMNKLERPSPRRGPLHAERMSPMISTGSMAQGRGSPFG; encoded by the exons ATGGAAAGAATGTTCCCTCCAAAGAAGCCTTCAACTATGAATTCACATGATAGACCCATGTGTGTTCAAGGTGACTCAGGACTTGTTCTTACCACCGACCCGAAACCTCGTCTTCGATGGACTGTTGAACTCCATGAACGTTTTGTTGATGCTGTTACTCAACTTGGAGGACCTGATA AGGCCACTCCTAAAACTATCATGAGGGTTATGGGTGTCAAGGGTCTCACCCTTTACCATCTCAAGAGCCATCTACAG AAATTTAGGCTTGGAAAGCAACCCCACAAGGAATTCAATGATCACTCAATTAAGGATG CTACAGCTTTAGAACTGCAACGAAATACTGCTTCCTCTTCAGCCATGATTGGCCGCAACATGAATGA GATGCAAATTGAGGTGCAAAGAAGACTTCATGAGCAGCTTGAG GTGCAAAAACACCTTCAGCTAAGGATTGAAGCTCAAGGGAAATACATGCAAAGTATATTGGAGAAGGCTTATCAAACCCTTGCCGGCGAAAACATGGCGTCGGCTGCAACTAACCTAAAAGGTGTTGTCGTTGGACCTCATGGAATACCTGAAATGGGACTATTGAAAGAATTTGGCTCACCACTTAGTTTCTCATCTTTTCAAGATCTTGATCTTTTCGGAGGCGGTGGCGGTGATCAACTTGACCTTCAACAAAACATTGAAAAACAAACCCTAGATCATCATGGATTTCTACAAATCAATGATAATCTATGTCTTGGCAAGAAGAGGCCAAACCCTAACAATAACCCTTATAGTGGAAATGGAAAAAGTCCTTTAATGTGGAGTGATGATTTAAGGCTTCAAGATTTAGGAACACCTTCATCATGCTTAGATGATCCTTTCAAAGGTGATCAAATTCAAATTGCACCGCCATCAATGGATAGAGGAAGTGATATTGAAACTATAGATATTTATGATACAAAGCAATTACTTCAAGGTGATATtttaaatgaaaagaaatttgatgcaaTGAATAAACTTGAAAGGCCATCACCAAGAAGAGGGCCACTTCATGCTGAAAGAATGAGTCCCATGATTAGTACCGGTTCTATGGCACAAGGTAGAGGCTCACCATTTGGATGA